ACGCAGATGGCGAGCATCGCGCCCTCGCCGGTGCCGTAGAACTTGATGCGGTCCATCCCCATCAGCTGCTTCGCGCCGAGCTCGCCGAGCAGGGCATCGTAGAAGGCAACCGCACGATCCATATCGTTCACACCAATGGTGGCGTATCCGAGCATTGTTCTCTCCTTTTCCGGGTTGAGATTTGTTGGGAGAGATACCTGACCGGCCCCCGGAAGCTACAAGAGGAGGAAAACCGCGAGCGCCGTTCCCAGACCGACCCGAGCAGCACGCGGAACTACGTACGAGCTATCCTTCACGAAGTCCCTGAAGGCCTGAATCCCGGATCGGGAGGCGCGACGAATGATCGGCACCTCGATGACGCTCGCGAACGCGACGAATCCGAACGCGCCTGCTTGAACCGCAGTCAACCCCGCGCTCGTGCTCGGCAGCGCGAAGAACAATCCGAGAGCTCCGACCCAGTGGGCGACGTTTCCGCCAACACTCATCGCGACGAACTGCTGGTCCGAGCTGCGTTCGAGATCGAACTGGAAGAGCGGAACCATATTCTTCGCCGGAGAGATCGGTGCGACCGCGCCCGAGAGACGCGCGGCGGCGAAGTGCCCCCATTCGTGCAGGAGCGACACCCCCGCTGCCCCGGCGAGAAGTCCACCGAGAGCACTCAGAACCACGGCGAACCCCAGACCGCTCGCCTCCGCCCACGCTTCGGCGCCGGCCCAGATCGAGAAGATCACGATGAGGAGGGTGAGATCTCGCAGGAACACCAGACCCAGAGGGGAGGCGTCCTTGGGCGGTTTCGACTCAGCAGCCGCATCGATCGTCGCAGCGCCTGGATCGCTCATCTCGGCCCGCTCCCGGCCGCGAAGGTCTCGCCGACCAGCCTCTCGCTGACAGCCCACAACTTCTCGGCCGCCGCCGCATCGAGGGCGTAGCTCGCGTAGCCGCGGTACGTCGGGTTCCCACCCTCGACACCGAGTTGGCAATCGCCCAGATACGACCCGCTGTGCGCCGCAAGCTCCGGCGCGGTCGCAGCCCAGACCTGCGTCGCCGCCCCGGCCTCGACCTGCTTGAACGGCATTCCACCGCCCGACGACTCCTCGCCGGCGGCTTTCGCGCGAGACTTGGTCCGCTCCATCATCATATTCAGCGTCTCTTCGGTGAGATGACGACCCAGCTCAGTCATGATCGCCCCGGGATGCACCGCAAAGGAGAGAACCCCCTCGCCTCGCAATCGCTTTGCCAACTCCACAGTGAACAGAACGTTCGCGGTCTTGGATCGTCCGTACGACTCCCACGGATCATATTCGGTCGATTCGAAGTTCGGATCGTCGAGGTCGACGTTGCAGATCGAATGCCCACCGCTCGACAGGTTCACGATGCGCGGCGCGTTGCCGCGAAGAATCGCCGGCAGCAACCGGTTGGTAAGAACGAAATGGCCGAGGTGGTTGGTGCCGAACTGCATCTCGAAGCCGTCGGCAGTGCGCGACAGTGGGCAACACATGACGCCGGCGTTGTTGATGAGCACGTCGATGGCATCGTGACCCTCGAGGTACGCGTCCGTGAACGCCCGGATGCTCGCGATATCGGCGAGATCGACTTCGTGGATCTCCAGCTTCGCTGCCGGGACGGACTCGCGAATGCGCGCGGCGGCGGCCTCCATCTTTTCCCGACTCCGAGCGAGCATCGAAATCGTCGCGCCCTTCGACGCGAGCGCTCGCGTCGCTTCCTCACCGAGGCCGCTGGAAGCGCCGGTGATCACGAAGCGTCGACCAGCGAGATCCACGCCGTCGAGAACCTGGTTTGTAGTCGTTTCGGGGCCGTATGTGCTCATCGAGGAACCTCCATTTCAATCTCGTCTGTAGCGCGCGGAGAAGTCGGCACAAACCCCGATCTCGACGCGCCTGCCCTAGGCGGTGGGCGGGAAGGCGAGGTCGAGGCCGACGCGGGCCAGGCCGACCAGACGCAGAGCCCTGGCATCTTCGGGCGACCACCACGCGCACTGATCGGTCGTTCCCTGGCCCTCGTTGGTCAGCGTCCCGCCGAGGAGTTCTGCGAAGTAGATGATGCGAATGCCCTGATGGGAGGCGTCCTCGCGGTCCAGATGGACGGAGTCGACCGCCGCAAGGCTCTTCGGCCGCACGTGAAGTCCCGTCTCCTCCCGAACTTCGCGCACCATCGCGTCCGCGGGATCTTCGCCGAAATCTATGCCGCCGCCCGGCAGCGTCCAGCGACCCTGGTGCCGAGGGATCTCCGCCGAAATCCGACACAAGATCATCCGGGGCTCGTCCAGGATCAGACCGTACGCGGCGATCCGAGTGATCTGCGGCTTGTCCCCATGCGCCATCCTACGAGCGTACCACGCAGTCCTGCAGTGGCAGGGCGACGACTCGACGGCCACGAGCCAACGCAGTAGAACTGCCGGTCATGTCCGCTCAGCTCGGAAGCAAGCCCACCTGCCGGATCCGATCGATCTGGCGATTCCCGATCAAGTCGTTTCAGGGAGAGTCGGTCAATTCCGCGCTCCTTCAACCGCAGGGCATCTTCGCCGATCGTCCGCTCGCGCTTCTCGACAAGGGCACCGGCAAGATCCTGAGCGGCAAGAACCATGGACTCGGCGAACAGATCCTGACGTTCGAAGCCCGCTACGAGGCGGACCCGGTTCCGGGCAAACCCCTACCCGATGTCGTAGCGCAGGTTGCCGGGAAGGAGTGCAGAACGAGCGACGCCCGCGCGTTTGCGTCGGCCTGCTCCGAAGCTCTCGGGACGGAGGTCGAACTCGTGACGGCAGGCGGCGCACCGGCCGTCTACGACACGTACTGGCCCGAGGTCGAAGGGCTCGTGCTCTCGGACCAGACGATCGAGTTCCCTCTCGCTCAGGCCGAAGCCGGATCGTTCGCAGATCTAGAGCCACTCCACCTGCTCACGACCGCCAGCATGAAACACCTCGCCGGCTTGGCCGCGAACAGCGCGATCGACACCGCACGTTTCCGCCCGAGCATCGTTCTCGACACGGGCGATGAGGACGGTTTCCTCGAGAACGACTGGAGTGGCTGCATCGCAAGCCTTGGGAGCGCTAGGGTCGAGTTCGGCGCCGTAGCTCCTCGGTGCATCATGACCACGCGTCCACAGGCGGGATTCCCCCGTGACCTCGAGGTCCTGCGCACCCTCGCCCGGGAGAACCGCCAGGAGTTCATGGGAATGCAGATGCCCTGTCTCGGGGTCTACGCGAAGGTCCTCCAGCCGGGATCGGTCTCCGTGGGAGATGAGCTGACGTTCAGCTGATCGCGTCCCGGTCCGCAAAGACCTTCCGCGCGAGGCGGAAGCCTTCGATCGCGCGCGGAAACCCGCAGTAGGGCACCATCGTCACCATCACCTCCTCGACCTCCTTGCGGGTGACCCCGTGGTTGAGAGCACCGCCGATGTGGATCTCGAGTTCGCGCGTCATGTTGGTCGCCGCCAGAGCGGAGATCACGACGACGCTCCGGTCGCGGCGTGACAATTGCGGCCGTGCCCATATCTCGCCGAACGCAAAGTCCACGACGAGGTTTCCCATGTCACCCAATTGCTCGACCGTCGCCGCAGCCACCGCGCTCATGTCGACGCCCTCGGGCATCCCGAGCAACGTCTGAAGAACGTCGAGACCATCCAAGCGGCGTTGCGTGTTCTCCTTCGGCTCGGCGGGCGGCGGTGGCGCCGCGCGGTGTTCGGTGCCATCGAATCCGGCGAAGACCTGCGCGACGATCTCCGCACCGCCGAAGGCAAAGGGCATTCCGACGTACGCTCCGAGTTGCACCATGATCTCGTCGACTTCGTCGCGCGTGAGGCCATGATTAAGACCACCGGCCACGTGTTGGCGAAGCTCGACCTCGCGACCGAGCGCCGTCAGTGCTGAAATGACGACGAGACTCCGATCTCGACGGGAGAACTGCGACCGACTCCAGACCTCGCCTGCCGCAGTGTGTAGAGCGATACTTCCGAGAGCGCCCTGGGTGTCGAAGAAGCCCGCCAATGCGCGGCCGCCATCTTCGGAGCCGCTCAGAGTCGAAAGGACGTCCAGCCCGCGTTGTCGCCGCGTGTCGTGATCGGTCATCGGATTTCCCTTGGATCAGCTAGCGCGCGTTCTCGTTCCAGTCGTCGAGCAGCAATTGCATCGTCACGTTCAAAATCACGTTCTGCTCTTCGTCCACGAGGTCGTAGAGAAGTCCGGCGGCACTGTGGCCACCGAAGAAGGCCATCCCGCCTTCGTCGCCGCCGCGTTCCAGGTGTGGGAGCGTATCGTCCCCGGTCAGAGCGTAGTCGCCGGCGCGGCGAACCTTGTGCGCGCCCCGGGTCCCATCCGGATTGAGGTCCCACAGGTGCTGCTCGCCCTCGAGGACGAGGATGGTCGTCGTCGAGCGGTGCCGGTGCATCGGACAATGGCCTCCATCGCCCGCCCAGCGCACGACCATGTCCAGAGTACCCGCTGGCAGGTCATGGCCGAGAATCGTGTAGTCGTGGTGAACCTCGTAGGACTGCCCCGGATCGCCCACCACCTCCCGCCATCGGTATCGACTCGGATCAAAGCTACTCTGGGCCATCGGGACTCCTCCTCGGGCGCATTGGGATCGAACCCCATCCCACCCGTCTTGACGGTCATCGTCGGCTCTCTAACCTAAGGCGAGTATCGCATTCGGGCAACCGTGGATCACTTCGCTATGGTTCCCCGGCCCACAACCAAGGAGACTGTGCGATGGAAGCAAGTTCGATTCTACAGCCCGTGTTCGTCGTCGGACTTCTGACCGTCGTGATGACCGTGTGGATGATCGCGACGAGGGTTCCCGCGATGACGGCGCGTGGCATCGATGCCCAGGAGGCTCAGAACACTGCCCGGATCCACGATCTCCTCCCGCCCGAGATCACCCGCATTTCCAACAACTACAATCACCTGTTCGAGCAGCCGACGCTCTTCTACGCGGTCGCCCTCTCGATCGCCGTGCTCGGGCACGTCGATACGATGCATGTGGGATGCGCGTGGCTCTACGCCGCCCTACGCATCACGCACTCGCTGGTTCAGGCGACCGTCGACATCGTCATGGTTCGATTCGGCCTGTTCGTCCTGTCCTGGATCGCGCTGGCGACGATGATCATTCGAGAGACGATCGCCGTCTTCTGAAGAGCGGCCTACAAGACTGCGGAAACGATCCGCTTGATTGTGCTTCCAGGCTTCGCGTCGCCCTCTCCGTCTCCGACCGACCACACGCCCGTACTGGATCTCGACAGGAGCACCCGGCGGCCGGTCGAATCACGTTCGACCAAGGACACCGATCCTTGGCGGCGCACTTGGAGGTTGGCGAGCGGGCGATTCACGCCGAACACCATCCCCTCGGGACCGGGGCCGCCCGCCTCCGCAATGACCTCTCCCGCGCCGCTGCCGCGGTACCGGCAAAGCCGCTCCCGGCCGTCCCCGACCTTTGCTGCGAAGACCACGTCGCCGCTGTCGTGCACGCCGAAATCATCACGGACGACGTTGCTGAACACGTTGCCCTCCGGATCGACCTGCAGACGACGAGCAACGGTGGTGCACGTGAACGCGGCCATCACCTGGGTGCAGGCAAGAAGCAGAACCGCCAGTCCCGCGAGCGACGACAGGGTCAGTTTCCCAAGAGGGAGGCGTGTCATGGCGCAGCCACCCTGACGCTCCGGGCCCGCACCGCGCAATGGCTGCCCTGCACCGAAGGCGCGCCGAAGCGCTCGATTTCTTGCCGGTCTCCGGGGGATCTGTTCTGTTGTCCCCATGCGGGACCTACAACGCCGGGGCTCCCCATCGAGCTCGCCCGCACCCGCCGGAACGATTCTCGTTGTCAGTCCGGTGCTGCCGTGGCCCGCGCTCGCCGGAAAGCACATCGACATCGCCGGCCACGTCGCCTTCTTCCAGTCCGAGGGATGGAGGGTCGTCGTCGTC
The nucleotide sequence above comes from Candidatus Binatia bacterium. Encoded proteins:
- a CDS encoding SDR family NAD(P)-dependent oxidoreductase gives rise to the protein MSTYGPETTTNQVLDGVDLAGRRFVITGASSGLGEEATRALASKGATISMLARSREKMEAAAARIRESVPAAKLEIHEVDLADIASIRAFTDAYLEGHDAIDVLINNAGVMCCPLSRTADGFEMQFGTNHLGHFVLTNRLLPAILRGNAPRIVNLSSGGHSICNVDLDDPNFESTEYDPWESYGRSKTANVLFTVELAKRLRGEGVLSFAVHPGAIMTELGRHLTEETLNMMMERTKSRAKAAGEESSGGGMPFKQVEAGAATQVWAATAPELAAHSGSYLGDCQLGVEGGNPTYRGYASYALDAAAAEKLWAVSERLVGETFAAGSGPR
- a CDS encoding NUDIX domain-containing protein, which codes for MAHGDKPQITRIAAYGLILDEPRMILCRISAEIPRHQGRWTLPGGGIDFGEDPADAMVREVREETGLHVRPKSLAAVDSVHLDREDASHQGIRIIYFAELLGGTLTNEGQGTTDQCAWWSPEDARALRLVGLARVGLDLAFPPTA
- a CDS encoding MOSC domain-containing protein, with protein sequence MSAQLGSKPTCRIRSIWRFPIKSFQGESVNSALLQPQGIFADRPLALLDKGTGKILSGKNHGLGEQILTFEARYEADPVPGKPLPDVVAQVAGKECRTSDARAFASACSEALGTEVELVTAGGAPAVYDTYWPEVEGLVLSDQTIEFPLAQAEAGSFADLEPLHLLTTASMKHLAGLAANSAIDTARFRPSIVLDTGDEDGFLENDWSGCIASLGSARVEFGAVAPRCIMTTRPQAGFPRDLEVLRTLARENRQEFMGMQMPCLGVYAKVLQPGSVSVGDELTFS
- a CDS encoding carboxymuconolactone decarboxylase family protein, with translation MTDHDTRRQRGLDVLSTLSGSEDGGRALAGFFDTQGALGSIALHTAAGEVWSRSQFSRRDRSLVVISALTALGREVELRQHVAGGLNHGLTRDEVDEIMVQLGAYVGMPFAFGGAEIVAQVFAGFDGTEHRAAPPPPAEPKENTQRRLDGLDVLQTLLGMPEGVDMSAVAAATVEQLGDMGNLVVDFAFGEIWARPQLSRRDRSVVVISALAATNMTRELEIHIGGALNHGVTRKEVEEVMVTMVPYCGFPRAIEGFRLARKVFADRDAIS
- a CDS encoding MAPEG family protein, encoding MEASSILQPVFVVGLLTVVMTVWMIATRVPAMTARGIDAQEAQNTARIHDLLPPEITRISNNYNHLFEQPTLFYAVALSIAVLGHVDTMHVGCAWLYAALRITHSLVQATVDIVMVRFGLFVLSWIALATMIIRETIAVF